From one Caldithrix abyssi DSM 13497 genomic stretch:
- a CDS encoding cytochrome c3 family protein, whose amino-acid sequence MRLEIPQSAKNWVSLIGAMIAFIAFFLILFLFIISSVTGSGGTYLGLITFILLPGLLVFGLILIPIGMLISHKRKLKKENVWPVVDLNNTSHRNALLIFVWGTAIFVLLTAIGSYEAFRITESVEFCGELCHSVMHPEYTAYQHSPHARVACVECHVGEGADWYIRSKLSGLYQVYSVTFDLYPKPIPTPIHNLRPARETCEKCHWPQKFYEYKLRTEYHYLADEENTKWTIQLTMRIGAEHSAHGLKEGIHWHINPDIEVQYVAMDTARQIIPWVRFRDLKSGEEKIFVDEEISLEPEELAKYEVRTMDCMDCHNRPSHQYNPPALFINKAMAGGEIPVALPEIKAQAVEVCDLAKDLPTMEAAMSFIDSTINAYYQENYPEIYESNPDLVNQAAEGIKKSFSKNIFPDMKVNWAAYPNNIGHLEFDGCFRCHNDRHSTESGEVISKKCETCHFINAQGTAENFEVARFGESLEFRHPVDIGDEWKELLCTECHTGLAP is encoded by the coding sequence ATGCGTTTGGAGATTCCGCAATCCGCGAAAAATTGGGTATCATTGATCGGGGCAATGATCGCCTTTATTGCCTTCTTTTTAATATTGTTTTTGTTTATAATCTCGTCAGTTACAGGCAGCGGGGGGACCTATTTAGGATTAATAACCTTTATTTTACTCCCGGGTTTATTGGTATTTGGATTGATTTTGATTCCGATTGGCATGTTAATTTCTCATAAAAGAAAGTTGAAAAAGGAAAATGTCTGGCCGGTTGTTGATTTAAATAATACGTCTCACCGAAACGCCCTGTTGATCTTTGTCTGGGGTACGGCGATCTTTGTTCTTTTAACGGCGATTGGTAGTTATGAAGCATTTAGAATAACCGAATCGGTAGAGTTTTGCGGTGAATTGTGCCATAGTGTGATGCATCCGGAATATACCGCCTATCAGCATTCGCCCCATGCCCGTGTAGCGTGTGTGGAATGTCATGTGGGCGAAGGCGCCGACTGGTATATTCGGTCCAAACTTTCCGGGCTTTATCAGGTGTATTCAGTGACGTTCGATCTTTACCCCAAACCCATTCCGACGCCCATTCATAATTTGCGTCCGGCCAGAGAAACATGCGAAAAGTGTCATTGGCCCCAGAAGTTTTATGAATACAAATTGCGTACAGAATACCACTATTTGGCGGATGAAGAAAACACCAAATGGACGATTCAGCTGACCATGCGTATTGGAGCAGAGCATTCCGCCCATGGTTTAAAAGAAGGTATTCACTGGCACATCAATCCCGATATTGAAGTGCAATATGTGGCCATGGATACCGCCCGGCAGATTATTCCCTGGGTACGGTTCCGTGATCTAAAAAGCGGTGAAGAAAAAATATTTGTGGATGAGGAGATCAGCCTGGAGCCGGAAGAATTAGCAAAATACGAAGTGCGCACGATGGATTGTATGGATTGCCACAACCGCCCATCACATCAGTACAATCCACCGGCGCTGTTTATCAACAAGGCCATGGCTGGCGGGGAAATTCCTGTTGCCTTACCTGAGATTAAAGCGCAGGCTGTTGAGGTGTGCGATCTGGCAAAAGATCTGCCCACTATGGAGGCGGCAATGAGTTTCATTGATAGCACGATCAATGCCTATTATCAGGAAAATTATCCGGAAATTTATGAAAGCAACCCGGATCTGGTTAATCAGGCCGCCGAAGGCATAAAAAAATCTTTTTCAAAAAATATTTTTCCTGATATGAAAGTCAACTGGGCGGCTTATCCTAATAATATCGGCCATCTTGAATTCGACGGATGTTTTCGCTGTCACAACGATCGGCACAGCACCGAAAGCGGAGAAGTGATCTCCAAAAAATGTGAGACCTGTCATTTTATTAATGCCCAGGGGACGGCCGAGAATTTTGAAGTGGCGCGTTTTGGGGAGTCTCTTGAATTTCGCCATCCTGTAGATATTGGGGATGAATGGAAAGAACTGCTTTGCACAGAATGCCATACAGGTTTGGCGCCCTGA